One window from the genome of Serinibacter salmoneus encodes:
- a CDS encoding methyltransferase domain-containing protein — protein sequence MSTYVHGHSESVLRQHSWRTAENSAAYLLDDLGPGLDLLDVGCGPGTITVGLAQRVAPGRVVGVDTSREVLLKASELAVARGVENVLFEEGDVRALPYADHSFDVVHAHQVLQHLSDPVGALAEMRRVLRPGGLLAVRDADYGAMTWFPDSEGLDAWRSLYREVARGAGGEPDAGRRLVAWVREAGFTDVEAGADTWCYTQEEAAWWAGVWADRVVHSAFARNAIAQEAATEGELADLAREWTAWGRQEDAWFVILHSEVRARKVSR from the coding sequence ATGTCCACCTATGTTCATGGCCACAGCGAGAGCGTGCTGCGGCAGCACTCCTGGCGCACGGCGGAGAACTCCGCGGCCTACCTGCTGGATGATCTCGGCCCGGGGCTGGACCTGCTCGATGTGGGATGCGGCCCCGGCACGATCACGGTCGGGTTGGCGCAGCGCGTGGCCCCGGGCCGGGTGGTCGGGGTGGACACCTCCCGCGAGGTGCTGCTGAAGGCCTCGGAACTCGCCGTGGCCCGCGGGGTGGAGAACGTGCTCTTCGAGGAGGGCGATGTGCGCGCCCTGCCGTATGCCGACCACTCCTTCGACGTGGTGCACGCCCACCAGGTGCTGCAGCACCTGAGCGACCCGGTCGGGGCGCTCGCCGAGATGCGCCGGGTGCTGCGGCCCGGTGGGCTGCTGGCGGTGCGCGATGCGGACTACGGCGCGATGACCTGGTTCCCCGACTCCGAGGGGCTGGATGCCTGGCGCTCGCTGTACCGGGAGGTGGCGCGGGGCGCCGGGGGAGAACCCGATGCCGGACGGCGCCTGGTCGCCTGGGTGCGCGAGGCCGGGTTCACCGATGTGGAGGCCGGCGCCGACACCTGGTGTTACACGCAGGAGGAGGCGGCCTGGTGGGCCGGGGTGTGGGCGGACCGGGTGGTGCACTCCGCGTTCGCGCGCAACGCGATCGCGCAGGAGGCAGCCACGGAGGGTGAACTCGCGGATCTCGCCCGGGAGTGGACGGCGTGGGGCCGGCAGGAGGACGCCTGGTTCGTGATCCTGCACAGCGAGGTCCGCGCTCGGAAGGTGAGTCGCTGA
- a CDS encoding 3-methyladenine DNA glycosylase, giving the protein MERLDRATWSALARDHAQAARDLTAAHRERRATGEKHAVEDFLFTYYPLRPAALERWSPGAGVALADAAGSAFEGARYFAMTPDGAAHLDTSAFLAQRGAAVRFHAELLRAVAGRAPRFDCFGLHEWAMVYREPAGGHRHDLPLRLGEAATDEVVETHKIVCTHIDAYRFFTPPAEPLNAYRPTRETQVAMDQGGCLHVGMDLMKPVIHLGPAIPGALALQAFVLARDIRELDMRASPYDVSRFGLSPVAIETPEGKAAYVAAQRDLSRRAEPIRAALLAVCEDLLDTCSPGEDPRDERPAHLLAAARS; this is encoded by the coding sequence GTGGAACGACTGGACCGGGCGACCTGGAGCGCCCTCGCGCGCGACCACGCGCAGGCCGCCCGGGACCTGACCGCCGCGCACCGCGAGCGCCGGGCCACGGGCGAGAAGCACGCCGTCGAGGACTTCCTGTTCACCTACTACCCGCTGCGCCCGGCCGCGCTGGAGCGCTGGTCGCCCGGCGCCGGCGTCGCGCTGGCCGATGCCGCGGGCAGCGCGTTCGAGGGCGCCCGGTACTTCGCGATGACGCCCGACGGCGCCGCTCACCTGGACACCTCGGCCTTCCTGGCGCAGCGGGGCGCCGCGGTGCGCTTCCACGCCGAGCTGCTGCGCGCCGTGGCCGGCCGGGCGCCCCGCTTCGACTGCTTCGGGCTGCACGAGTGGGCGATGGTCTACCGCGAACCGGCAGGCGGGCACCGCCACGACCTGCCGTTGCGGCTCGGGGAGGCCGCCACCGACGAGGTCGTGGAGACGCACAAGATCGTGTGCACCCACATCGACGCCTACCGGTTCTTCACCCCGCCGGCCGAGCCCTTGAACGCCTACCGTCCCACCCGCGAGACCCAGGTGGCGATGGACCAGGGCGGGTGCCTGCACGTAGGCATGGACCTCATGAAGCCGGTCATCCACCTCGGGCCGGCGATCCCCGGCGCGCTGGCGCTGCAGGCGTTCGTGCTGGCGCGGGACATCCGTGAGCTCGACATGCGCGCCTCCCCCTACGACGTCTCCCGCTTCGGCCTGAGCCCCGTCGCGATCGAGACCCCCGAGGGCAAGGCCGCCTACGTCGCGGCGCAGCGGGACCTCTCCCGCCGCGCAGAGCCGATCCGCGCCGCGCTGCTCGCCGTGTGCGAGGACCTCCTCGACACGTGCAGCCCCGGCGAGGACCCGCGGGACGAACGTCCTGCCCACCTGCTCGCCGCTGCGCGATCCTGA
- a CDS encoding HAD family hydrolase: MPIRGVLLDIDDTLVDTRGAFGAALAAVAAVYLPVGVDVERVVAMWRADASGHYRRHTRGELTAAQQRLARAQEVHAAFGGPPLDEATFPAWDEVFRTGFRAGWRAHTDALPTVRALREAGYAVGALTNAVGPLSQDKLERVGLAEDVPLLVTLDTLGFGKPDPRVFLQACARLGTAPGETAYVGDELDIDALAALRAGLGLGVWLDRPGTRRGGPHLEDPAAAAEHGVAVISSLTELPGVLGRVDVR, from the coding sequence GTGCCGATCCGGGGCGTCCTGCTCGACATCGACGACACCCTCGTGGACACCCGCGGCGCCTTCGGTGCGGCGCTCGCGGCCGTCGCCGCGGTGTACCTGCCGGTGGGGGTCGACGTCGAACGGGTCGTGGCCATGTGGCGCGCCGATGCCTCCGGGCACTACCGCCGGCACACCCGCGGGGAACTCACCGCCGCGCAGCAGCGCCTCGCCCGCGCCCAGGAGGTGCATGCCGCCTTCGGCGGACCGCCGCTGGACGAGGCGACCTTCCCCGCGTGGGACGAGGTGTTCCGCACTGGATTCCGCGCCGGCTGGCGCGCCCACACCGACGCCCTGCCCACGGTGCGGGCGCTGCGGGAGGCGGGCTACGCCGTCGGGGCCCTGACCAATGCCGTGGGTCCGCTGTCGCAAGACAAACTCGAGCGGGTGGGGCTGGCCGAGGACGTGCCGCTCCTGGTCACGCTCGACACCCTCGGCTTCGGCAAGCCCGACCCGCGCGTGTTCCTCCAGGCGTGCGCGAGGCTGGGGACGGCGCCGGGGGAGACCGCCTACGTGGGCGACGAGCTCGACATCGACGCCCTGGCCGCGCTGCGCGCGGGCCTGGGACTCGGGGTGTGGTTGGACCGGCCCGGCACCCGGCGCGGCGGACCACACCTGGAGGACCCCGCCGCGGCAGCGGAGCACGGCGTGGCGGTGATCTCTTCGCTCACCGAGCTGCCGGGCGTGCTGGGCCGCGTGGACGTGCGCTGA
- a CDS encoding IMPACT family protein, whose amino-acid sequence MSEPGTYLTLARETRAELIIERSRFLAVVAPAATEAEAREVVATERAAHPRARHHCLAMVIGPEGALQRSSDDGEPSGTAGAPMLEALLSAGVSDVVAVVVRYFGGVLLGTGGLTRAYRGAVAAALEEGTTAQRTRVERFTLTLDYSRAAALEGEARGRGWQVDADYGAQVELTLAVPAGHGQDLRSLTARLTEGAATPSFAGEGWMTLGSQGHRRG is encoded by the coding sequence ATGAGCGAGCCGGGCACCTACCTCACCCTGGCCCGGGAGACCCGCGCCGAACTGATCATCGAACGCAGCCGGTTCCTCGCCGTCGTGGCCCCCGCCGCCACCGAGGCCGAGGCCCGCGAGGTGGTCGCCACCGAACGCGCCGCGCACCCCCGTGCCCGCCACCACTGCCTCGCGATGGTCATCGGACCGGAGGGCGCCCTGCAGCGCAGCAGCGACGACGGCGAACCCTCCGGGACCGCCGGCGCCCCCATGCTCGAGGCGCTGCTGTCCGCGGGGGTGAGCGACGTCGTCGCCGTCGTCGTGCGCTACTTCGGGGGCGTGCTGCTGGGCACCGGGGGTCTCACCCGCGCCTACCGCGGCGCCGTGGCGGCGGCCCTGGAGGAGGGCACGACGGCGCAGCGCACCCGGGTGGAGCGCTTCACCCTGACCCTGGACTACTCCCGCGCCGCCGCGCTGGAGGGCGAGGCGCGCGGCCGGGGCTGGCAGGTGGACGCCGACTACGGCGCGCAGGTCGAGTTGACCCTGGCCGTCCCGGCCGGCCACGGCCAGGACCTGCGCTCCCTCACGGCCCGCCTGACCGAGGGCGCCGCCACTCCCTCGTTCGCGGGGGAGGGATGGATGACCCTAGGCTCACAGGGACACCGACGTGGGTGA
- a CDS encoding metallophosphoesterase, translating to MTITPLHPLVLSDPYLQLPGPGQVHVAWASATRPAASAVLVGDAVAGLTAQDAARAGHGEEIPGVRMIPAHPTRLTRTAEDADSDLPAALRPPREAGIVPREVWRLVARVADLAAGRREPYRVVSVFGPQPDPLEVTGGAGHVWLSDVFTLAPAPAPGAAQRILLTSDHQAEPNTPANLQLAAATLGPLDAVFLAGDMVNRPDRASEWFDGAGGAAFFATMQGRADRADSAGASTWHGAPLLQHVPLFPAIGNHEVQGRRIGQPSIAASFAAPVPRAVAEAELAADAEARAALAASADPTSDPTADPAAQREAWLRDRSFSTTTYEELFTLPSTSPGAGRYYAVTVGEVRLVVLYATRIWRSAVADPDPADRVAASRFQEAADALDEPTRQGQGDFLFDAPIAGSAQHAWLRQELASEAFRAAGVRMVMLHEGPYGIGTNVMPPFTPPVRIEEREQDGALVGIRYEYPGNVLLRDLVPLLEEAEVDLVFSGHSHLFTRFTSPGGVHYVETSNTGNTHGAFHATSGREREVPPAPWRSADHLASGSPGGMEPAWPTAPLEGVPYVASNDHVVFTLLDTGAREVVSYVADVRDPGTTPRELDRFALRPRGTR from the coding sequence GTGACGATCACGCCCCTGCACCCGCTCGTCCTGAGCGATCCCTACCTCCAACTCCCCGGGCCGGGGCAGGTGCACGTGGCCTGGGCCAGCGCCACCCGCCCCGCCGCGAGCGCCGTGCTGGTGGGCGACGCCGTCGCCGGCCTCACCGCCCAGGACGCGGCCCGCGCCGGCCACGGTGAGGAGATCCCGGGCGTGCGCATGATTCCCGCGCACCCCACCCGGCTCACCCGCACCGCGGAGGACGCCGACTCCGACCTGCCCGCAGCGCTCCGGCCACCGCGGGAGGCGGGGATCGTGCCGCGCGAGGTGTGGCGCCTCGTCGCCCGCGTCGCCGACCTGGCCGCGGGCCGGCGCGAGCCGTACCGGGTGGTGAGCGTGTTCGGCCCGCAACCGGATCCGCTGGAGGTGACCGGCGGTGCCGGCCACGTCTGGCTCTCCGACGTCTTCACCCTGGCGCCCGCACCGGCGCCGGGTGCGGCGCAGCGGATCCTGCTCACCAGCGACCACCAGGCCGAGCCGAACACCCCGGCGAACCTGCAGCTCGCGGCCGCGACACTGGGTCCGCTGGATGCGGTGTTCCTCGCCGGGGACATGGTCAACCGCCCCGACCGGGCCTCGGAGTGGTTCGACGGCGCGGGCGGGGCGGCCTTCTTCGCCACCATGCAGGGGCGCGCCGACCGGGCCGACAGCGCGGGCGCGAGCACCTGGCACGGTGCGCCGCTCCTGCAGCACGTGCCGCTCTTCCCCGCGATCGGCAACCACGAGGTGCAGGGCCGGCGGATCGGGCAACCCAGCATTGCGGCCTCCTTCGCCGCCCCGGTGCCCCGCGCGGTCGCGGAGGCGGAGCTCGCCGCGGACGCCGAGGCCCGGGCCGCGCTCGCCGCGAGCGCCGACCCCACCTCCGACCCCACCGCGGACCCCGCAGCGCAGCGCGAGGCGTGGCTGCGGGACCGCTCCTTCTCCACCACCACCTACGAGGAGCTCTTCACCCTCCCGAGCACCTCCCCCGGCGCGGGCCGGTACTACGCCGTCACCGTGGGCGAGGTGCGCCTCGTGGTGCTGTACGCGACCCGGATCTGGCGCTCCGCCGTCGCCGATCCCGACCCTGCCGATCGCGTGGCCGCGAGTCGGTTCCAGGAGGCGGCCGACGCCCTGGACGAACCGACCCGGCAGGGTCAGGGCGACTTCCTGTTCGACGCGCCGATCGCCGGTTCCGCTCAGCACGCGTGGCTGCGCCAGGAGCTGGCGAGCGAGGCCTTCCGCGCCGCCGGGGTACGGATGGTGATGCTGCACGAGGGGCCGTACGGGATCGGCACCAACGTGATGCCACCGTTCACGCCCCCGGTGCGCATCGAGGAACGCGAGCAGGACGGCGCGCTCGTCGGGATCCGCTACGAGTACCCCGGCAACGTGCTGCTGCGTGACCTGGTGCCGCTGCTGGAGGAGGCCGAGGTGGATCTCGTGTTCTCCGGGCACTCCCACCTGTTCACCCGCTTCACCTCCCCGGGCGGGGTGCACTACGTGGAGACCTCCAACACCGGGAACACCCACGGGGCCTTTCACGCCACCTCGGGTCGAGAGCGGGAGGTGCCGCCCGCGCCGTGGCGCTCGGCGGACCACCTCGCCTCGGGCAGTCCGGGCGGGATGGAGCCGGCGTGGCCGACCGCGCCCCTCGAGGGCGTGCCGTACGTGGCGAGCAATGACCACGTGGTGTTCACGCTGCTGGATACCGGGGCGCGGGAGGTCGTCAGCTACGTGGCGGACGTGCGGGACCCGGGGACGACGCCGCGGGAGCTGGACCGGTTCGCGCTGCGCCCGCGCGGGACGCGCTGA
- a CDS encoding heparan-alpha-glucosaminide N-acetyltransferase domain-containing protein — MTDAPATTPSPPASRPTAPRLAGVDVARAVAILGMLIAHLGTGHHPQGGTGEDWMWWFDGRSSALFATLAGVSIALMSRRLDRRRPAGWGVLSGRLVVRAVVIMAIGVALMGLGTPVAIILPTYGVMFLMAIPVLRAPTWLLVLLGVLSATLAPVFVLWLRTVTTGSPDPYDHLFQYGVGEMVWGYYPALVWIAYLVVGMVVGRGLLAAGNSRSAVLVLGAAGVALAAIGYGAGVWLSAGLTEEELAAWPGVLANAEPHTDSPPEVVGNLGVTLAVLALCLLLCSVRPVEVALSPLAAAGSMSLTVYSAQIVVIAILGPDAVWYPVSNEPLILLALGSVLGAWIWRLFLGRGPLERLVTWLSSLPERAVEATRAADWQHR; from the coding sequence GTGACCGATGCCCCGGCAACAACACCGTCACCACCCGCTTCACGCCCGACGGCGCCGCGCCTGGCGGGTGTGGACGTCGCCCGGGCGGTGGCGATCCTGGGCATGCTCATCGCGCACCTCGGCACCGGGCACCACCCGCAGGGCGGAACCGGCGAGGACTGGATGTGGTGGTTCGACGGCCGCTCCTCCGCGCTGTTCGCGACGCTCGCGGGGGTCAGCATCGCGCTGATGTCCCGCCGTCTGGACCGCCGCCGGCCCGCAGGGTGGGGCGTGCTGAGCGGGCGGCTGGTGGTGCGCGCCGTGGTGATCATGGCGATCGGCGTGGCCCTGATGGGGCTGGGGACGCCGGTCGCGATCATCCTGCCGACCTATGGGGTCATGTTCCTCATGGCGATCCCGGTGCTGCGCGCCCCGACGTGGCTGCTGGTGCTGCTCGGCGTGCTCTCGGCCACCCTGGCGCCCGTCTTCGTGCTGTGGCTGCGCACCGTGACCACCGGTTCCCCCGATCCCTACGACCACCTGTTCCAGTACGGGGTCGGGGAGATGGTGTGGGGGTACTACCCCGCGTTGGTGTGGATCGCCTACCTCGTGGTGGGCATGGTCGTGGGGCGCGGGCTCCTCGCCGCCGGGAACTCGCGCTCGGCCGTGCTCGTGCTCGGCGCAGCCGGGGTGGCGCTCGCGGCGATCGGGTACGGCGCCGGGGTGTGGCTCAGCGCGGGCCTGACCGAGGAGGAGCTCGCGGCATGGCCCGGGGTGCTGGCGAACGCCGAACCGCACACCGACTCTCCGCCCGAGGTCGTCGGGAACCTCGGGGTAACGCTCGCGGTCCTCGCCCTGTGCCTGCTGCTGTGCTCGGTGCGGCCGGTCGAGGTCGCGCTGAGCCCGCTCGCCGCCGCCGGGTCGATGTCGCTGACCGTGTACTCCGCGCAGATCGTGGTGATCGCGATCCTCGGACCGGACGCCGTCTGGTACCCCGTCTCCAACGAACCGCTGATCCTGCTGGCCCTGGGCAGCGTGCTCGGCGCGTGGATCTGGCGACTGTTCCTCGGCAGGGGTCCGCTGGAGCGGCTGGTGACGTGGCTGTCCTCGCTGCCCGAGCGGGCGGTGGAGGCCACCCGCGCGGCGGACTGGCAGCACCGGTGA
- the gltX gene encoding glutamate--tRNA ligase, with protein sequence MIRTALFNWAQARHTGGTFVFRIEDTDAARDSEESYAAIIDSLRWLGLDWDEGIEVGGPDGPYRQSQRGEIYLEVVEKLKAGGYLYPSYATAEEAAERNVAAGRGAQMGYDNYDRDLTPEQIAAYEAEGRQPVWRLRMPDEDITFTDAIRGEVTFAAGSVPDFVVVRADGKPLYTLVNPVDDALMGITHVLRGEDLLSSTPRQIALYRALVELGIAARVPDFGHMPLVRGEGNKKLSKRDPQSNLFHHRDRGFIPEGLLNYLALLGWAIGPDRDVFTMAEMAQAFDIHDVNPNPAAFDVAKAEAINATHIRMLEAEDFRDRLVPYLPGLVSAGTFAELTVREQAILTAAAPLIQERVTLLGEASDMLGFLFTADGDLQITEDAAKTLKESAPAVLDAAIGALEGLREFTTAQIEQALREAIVEGLEIKPRLAFGPLRVAVSGRRISPPLFESMEILGRESTLARLRALRATL encoded by the coding sequence ATGATCCGCACGGCCCTGTTCAACTGGGCGCAGGCGCGTCACACCGGCGGCACGTTCGTGTTCCGCATCGAGGACACCGACGCCGCCCGTGACTCCGAGGAGTCCTACGCCGCGATCATCGACTCGCTGCGCTGGCTCGGGCTGGACTGGGACGAGGGCATCGAGGTGGGCGGCCCGGACGGGCCCTACCGCCAGTCCCAGCGCGGGGAGATCTACCTCGAGGTGGTCGAGAAGCTCAAGGCCGGCGGCTACCTCTACCCCTCCTACGCCACCGCGGAGGAGGCGGCCGAGCGCAACGTCGCCGCCGGGCGCGGCGCCCAGATGGGGTACGACAACTACGACCGCGACCTGACCCCGGAGCAGATCGCCGCCTACGAGGCCGAGGGCCGTCAGCCCGTGTGGCGGCTGCGGATGCCGGATGAGGACATCACGTTCACCGACGCCATCCGCGGCGAGGTGACCTTCGCCGCCGGGTCCGTGCCCGACTTCGTGGTGGTCCGCGCCGACGGGAAGCCGCTGTACACGCTGGTCAACCCGGTGGACGACGCCCTCATGGGCATCACCCACGTGCTGCGCGGGGAGGATCTGCTCTCCTCCACGCCCCGCCAGATCGCCCTGTACCGGGCGCTGGTGGAGCTCGGCATCGCCGCCCGGGTGCCGGACTTCGGCCACATGCCGCTGGTGCGCGGCGAGGGCAACAAGAAGCTCTCCAAGCGCGACCCGCAGTCCAACCTGTTCCACCACCGCGACCGGGGGTTCATCCCCGAGGGCCTGCTGAACTACCTGGCGCTGCTGGGCTGGGCGATCGGCCCGGACCGTGACGTGTTCACGATGGCCGAGATGGCGCAGGCGTTCGACATCCACGACGTGAACCCCAACCCCGCGGCGTTCGACGTGGCCAAGGCGGAGGCGATCAACGCCACCCACATCCGCATGCTCGAGGCCGAGGACTTCCGCGACCGCCTCGTGCCCTACCTGCCGGGGCTGGTCTCCGCCGGCACCTTCGCGGAGCTCACCGTGCGCGAGCAGGCGATCCTCACCGCCGCCGCGCCGCTCATCCAGGAGCGCGTCACCCTGCTGGGCGAGGCGAGCGACATGCTGGGCTTCCTCTTCACCGCCGACGGCGATCTGCAGATCACCGAGGACGCCGCCAAGACCCTCAAGGAGTCCGCGCCCGCGGTGCTGGACGCCGCGATCGGCGCCCTGGAGGGCCTGAGGGAGTTCACGACGGCGCAGATCGAGCAGGCGCTGCGGGAGGCCATCGTGGAGGGCCTGGAGATCAAGCCGCGCCTGGCCTTCGGTCCGCTGCGCGTGGCGGTCTCCGGCCGCCGGATCTCCCCGCCGCTATTCGAGTCCATGGAGATCCTGGGCCGCGAGTCCACCCTGGCGCGGCTGCGGGCGCTGCGCGCGACCCTGTAG
- the nrdI gene encoding class Ib ribonucleoside-diphosphate reductase assembly flavoprotein NrdI, with protein sequence MRETPIYYYSSSSGLVRTFAEHLQRPVFNLAEREVRTSEVDGPWVLLTPSYKSGNATNDTIPEAVKRFLRKPANRRAMVGVMGSGNRNFGRYYQQAARDIARASGRPILLEFELSGTPWDVAECRRIMADLDAALDRSEPPSEAV encoded by the coding sequence GTGCGCGAGACCCCGATCTACTACTACTCCTCGTCCTCGGGGCTGGTGCGCACCTTCGCCGAGCACCTCCAGCGCCCGGTCTTCAACCTCGCCGAGCGCGAGGTGCGCACCAGCGAGGTGGACGGGCCCTGGGTGCTGCTCACGCCGTCGTACAAGTCCGGCAACGCCACCAACGACACGATCCCCGAGGCGGTCAAGCGTTTCCTGCGCAAGCCGGCGAACCGCCGCGCGATGGTCGGCGTGATGGGCTCGGGGAACCGCAACTTCGGCCGGTACTACCAGCAGGCGGCCCGGGACATCGCGCGCGCCTCCGGTCGCCCGATCCTGCTGGAGTTCGAGCTGTCCGGCACCCCGTGGGACGTGGCGGAGTGTCGCCGCATCATGGCCGACCTGGATGCCGCGCTGGACCGGTCGGAGCCACCCTCGGAGGCGGTCTGA
- a CDS encoding fumarylacetoacetate hydrolase family protein, translating to MRIARIVVGDDPRFAVVDGEGDSARYAVIKGDPLYTPIEPTGQILDADGVRLLAPVIPRSKVVGVGRNYAEHAAELGNEVPEAPMIFLKPNTSVVGPDDPIVLPGYSQRVDHEGELAVVIKRICKDVPASKALEVIFGYTVANDVTARDQGETGPWLLKKGFDSACPLGPWIETDLDPADLAVRVRVDGELRQDGRTSQMIHGVSELISYISSVVTLLPGDVILTGTPAGVGPIHAGQRVDVEIEGLGTLSNPVLPTR from the coding sequence ATGCGCATCGCACGAATCGTCGTCGGAGATGACCCCCGTTTCGCCGTCGTGGACGGGGAGGGGGATTCCGCCCGCTACGCGGTCATCAAGGGTGACCCGCTGTACACCCCGATCGAGCCGACCGGGCAGATCCTGGACGCCGACGGCGTGCGGCTGCTCGCGCCCGTGATCCCGCGTTCCAAGGTGGTCGGGGTGGGGCGCAACTACGCCGAGCACGCCGCGGAGCTCGGCAACGAGGTGCCCGAGGCCCCGATGATCTTCCTCAAGCCCAACACCTCCGTGGTCGGCCCGGACGACCCGATCGTGCTGCCGGGATACTCCCAGCGCGTGGACCACGAGGGCGAGCTCGCCGTCGTGATCAAGCGGATCTGCAAGGACGTGCCGGCCTCCAAGGCGCTGGAGGTGATCTTCGGGTACACGGTCGCGAACGACGTCACCGCTCGCGACCAGGGCGAGACGGGCCCGTGGCTGCTGAAGAAGGGCTTCGACTCCGCCTGCCCGCTCGGGCCCTGGATCGAGACCGACCTCGACCCCGCCGACCTCGCGGTGCGGGTGCGGGTGGACGGCGAACTGCGTCAGGACGGCCGCACCAGCCAGATGATCCACGGGGTCTCCGAGCTCATCTCCTACATCTCCTCCGTGGTCACGCTCCTGCCGGGCGATGTGATCCTGACCGGAACCCCCGCGGGTGTGGGGCCGATCCATGCCGGCCAGCGCGTGGACGTGGAGATCGAGGGCCTCGGTACGCTGTCGAACCCGGTGCTGCCGACCCGGTAG
- a CDS encoding TrpB-like pyridoxal phosphate-dependent enzyme — protein sequence MTMPVPPVQRSLEPLGTAVPSTVPSHWYNLAADLPEPMPPHLHPGTREPVGPDDLAPLFPQALIAQEVTAERYVEIPQTIREIYAMWRPSPLVRAERLERALGTPARIYYKYEGVSPAGSHKPNTAIAQAYYNAIEGTTTLTTETGAGQWGASLSLAGALLGLDVEVWQVRASYDSKPYRRLQMQVYGGICHSSPSDLTEAGRAILASDPDTTGSLGMAISEAVEAAAKNPKAHYSLGSVLNHVLLHQSVIGQEALVQFAEVESGAPDVIFGCAGGGSNLAGLTFPFLGQNLREGTSTRLVACEPAACPSLTQGEYRYDHGDVAGLTPLMKMHTLGKDFVPPAIHAGGLRYHGMAPMVSHAVNLGLMEAVAVEQTDAFRAGVEFARAEGIIPAPESTHAVAAAIAHARAATTDEVIVLGLSGNGVLDLPAYDEYV from the coding sequence ATGACCATGCCCGTACCGCCCGTCCAGCGCTCCCTCGAGCCGCTCGGCACCGCCGTGCCGTCCACGGTCCCCAGCCACTGGTACAACCTCGCCGCGGACCTGCCCGAGCCGATGCCGCCGCACCTGCACCCGGGCACCCGGGAGCCGGTGGGTCCGGACGACCTCGCGCCGCTGTTCCCGCAGGCCCTGATCGCGCAGGAGGTCACCGCCGAGCGGTACGTGGAGATCCCGCAGACGATCCGCGAGATCTACGCGATGTGGCGGCCCTCCCCGCTGGTGCGGGCCGAGCGCCTGGAGCGGGCGCTGGGCACCCCGGCACGGATCTACTACAAGTACGAGGGCGTCAGCCCCGCCGGGTCGCACAAGCCGAACACCGCGATCGCGCAGGCGTACTACAACGCGATCGAGGGCACCACCACGCTGACCACCGAGACCGGGGCCGGTCAGTGGGGCGCCTCGCTGTCCCTGGCCGGTGCGCTGCTCGGCCTGGACGTGGAGGTGTGGCAGGTGCGCGCCTCCTACGACTCCAAGCCCTACCGCCGGTTGCAGATGCAGGTCTACGGCGGCATCTGCCACTCCTCCCCCAGCGACCTGACCGAGGCCGGCCGCGCGATCCTGGCCTCGGACCCGGACACCACCGGCTCGCTCGGGATGGCGATCAGCGAGGCGGTGGAGGCCGCCGCGAAGAACCCGAAGGCGCACTACTCCCTCGGCTCGGTGCTCAATCACGTGCTGCTGCACCAGAGCGTGATCGGTCAGGAGGCGCTGGTGCAGTTCGCCGAGGTGGAGTCCGGCGCGCCGGACGTCATCTTCGGCTGCGCGGGCGGCGGCTCGAACCTGGCGGGCCTGACGTTCCCGTTCCTGGGCCAGAACCTGCGTGAGGGCACCAGCACCCGGCTGGTGGCCTGCGAACCGGCGGCCTGCCCGTCCCTGACGCAGGGCGAGTACCGCTATGACCACGGCGATGTGGCGGGCCTGACACCCCTGATGAAGATGCACACCCTGGGCAAGGACTTCGTGCCGCCCGCGATCCACGCGGGCGGGCTGCGCTACCACGGCATGGCCCCGATGGTCTCCCACGCGGTGAACCTCGGGCTCATGGAGGCGGTGGCCGTGGAGCAGACGGACGCCTTCCGCGCCGGGGTGGAATTCGCCCGCGCCGAGGGCATCATCCCCGCCCCGGAGTCCACCCACGCGGTGGCCGCGGCGATCGCGCACGCCCGCGCCGCCACCACCGACGAGGTCATCGTGCTGGGCCTGTCCGGCAACGGGGTGCTGGACCTGCCCGCCTACGACGAGTACGTCTGA